A window from Mya arenaria isolate MELC-2E11 chromosome 9, ASM2691426v1 encodes these proteins:
- the LOC128245981 gene encoding hyaluronidase-1-like — MHSYSRGFGSTVIVVRGFGSTVIAVREFGSTVIVVRLADYSVHIQKVVDDVNNFIPDVNFSGLAVIDWERWRPIFERNNYNEEQRVYIRASEAQVRKLHPDWSVKQVHSHAETEFQQAARRLMEGTLVTCRQLRPRGHWGFYGFPACYNYHKGESTCSNETKSLNDRLDWLFNISSVLLPSIYLSEKIGTHNARQARAHGELGEALRVANAYSVHNTPLVAYSRFRYGDTGRFYDLADLNNTLRQSAEAGFSGVALWDSSESFKTRTECEATKAYLDNQLGPYIRELSKDALECSRNICSGHGRCVNTTFGIYYTNLHSKFFSKSHGYRVYKYLKNTALDLITSILEGFKTVLRLILNDELKGKTVSCVCFNGWKGENCSRKE; from the exons CTTGCCGATTACAGCGTCCATATTCAGAAGGTGGTCGATGACGTCAACAATTTCATCCCTGACGTCAATTTCTCTGGGCTCGCGGTAATCGACTGGGAACGATGGCGTccaatatttgaaagaaataactACAACGAAGAACAGCGAGTCTACATCCGGGCGAGTGAGGCGCAGGTCAGGAAGCTACACCCCGACTGGTCAGTAAAGCAGGTACATTCTCATGCGGAGACGGAGTTCCAGCAGGCTGCCAG ACGTTTAATGGAAGGCACCCTCGTGACATGTCGGCAACTCCGACCACGTGGCCACTGGGGCTTTTACGGGTTTCCAGCCTGCTATAACTACCACAAAGGAGAGAGTACCTGCAGTAACGAGACCAAGAGCCTCAATGACAG GCTGGATTGGTTATTCAACATTAGTTCTGTGCTTCTACCCTCGATCTACCTGTCTGAAAAGATCGGAACCCACAATGCCCGTCAAGCACGCGCGCACGGGGAGCTTGGAGAGGCGCTGAGAGTTGCAAATGCGTATTCGGTACATAACACACCTCTTGTCGCTTACTCAAGGTTCCGGTACGGAGATACGGGGAGATTCTACGACTTG GCGGACTTGAACAATACTCTACGCCAATCAGCGGAGGCTGGGTTCAGCGGTGTTGCATTATGGGACAGTTCAGAGTCCTTCAAGACGCGGACAGAATGTGAGGCTACCAAAGCGTACCTGGACAACCAGCTGGGTCCGTACATTCGGGAGTTAAGTAAAGATGCATTGGAGTGCAGCAGGAACATTTGCAGTGGCCATGGACGTTGTGTCAACACAACCTTCGGGATATATTATACAAACTTACACAGTAAATTCTTTTCAAAATCACATGGATATCGTGTGTATAAATACCTTAAGAATACTGCACTAGATTTGATAACGAGCATTCTTGAAGgttttaaaactgtattgaGGCTCATTTTGAACGATGAATTGAAGGGAAAGACTGTTTCTTGTGTGTGTTTCAATGGTTGGAAAGGAGAAAATTGTTCTAGAAAGGAGTAG